In Populus trichocarpa isolate Nisqually-1 chromosome 16, P.trichocarpa_v4.1, whole genome shotgun sequence, a genomic segment contains:
- the LOC7455852 gene encoding ethylene-responsive transcription factor ERF024, whose protein sequence is MQDSQPTKTSSPNISSSSGSSGSRTASASASAAVIAGAVAPRVSGSQRAFRGVRRRSSGKWVSEIREPKKPNRIWLGTFPNPEMAAVAYDVAALALKGQNADLNFPNSAASLPVPASTSPRDIQAAAASAAAAIGAAKDALGIPNMGDTNQMEQEITPTVDDQFVDEDLIFDMPNVLVNMAEGMLLSPPRLDIAGDETTTAYDNTGDQNLWKFP, encoded by the coding sequence ATGCAAGATTCTCAACCAACCAAAACCTCAAGTCCTAACATTAGCAGTAGCAGTGGCAGTAGCGGTAGCAGaactgcttctgcttctgcttctgctgcTGTGATTGCTGGGGCTGTTGCACCTCGAGTTTCAGGCTCCCAACGTGCTTTTCGTGGAGTTCGGCGTAGAAGTAGTGGAAAATGGGTGTCTGAAATTAGAGAGCCTAAGAAGCCTAATAGAATCTGGTTAGGCACATTTCCTAACCCTGAAATGGCCGCTGTTGCTTATGATGTGGCAGCGCTTGCGCTTAAGGGCCAAAATGCAGACCTTAACTTCCCAAACTCGGCTGCTTCTCTGCCTGTTCCTGCTTCCACTTCGCCACGTGATATTCAGGCGGCTGCAGCCTCTGCAGCTGCTGCTATTGGTGCTGCAAAGGATGCTTTAGGGATTCCGAATATGGGGGATACTAATCAAATGGAACAAGAAATTACGCCAACGGTCGATGATCAGTTTGTTGATGAggatttgatatttgatatgcCTAATGTTCTTGTGAACATGGCAGAAGGGATGCTTCTTAGCCCTCCTCGCTTGGACATTGCTGGTGATGAGACCACAACCGCCTATGATAACACTGGAGACCAGAACCTTTGGAAATTCCCTTGA